One genomic window of Prochlorococcus sp. MIT 0801 includes the following:
- a CDS encoding FAD-binding oxidoreductase has product MTNTEKVELLLSELKSIPDLEIYQKTSDLKRFSKDFFDYSPILIDELKDCLADIVVRPLSVDAIIVVAQMCNKYSTPLTLRGSGTGNYGQCVPLNGGVVMVMSGLRKIRNFDLKSGEITVESGCLLRDINDELVKHGRQLRLLPSTWRSASIGGFIAGGSGGIGSVRWGFLRDPGHLQALEVITTEDSPRKLELNANNSEALNHAYGTNGIITALKLTTAPYVEWQQIVVDCFDLDQAVDLLSKFSCAALELYLGTLLEKEIVTCLPSGSGQPSSKHRILLLVSPDGVSTIERLAKSAGADFDDLGPENLKAGTGLRELSWNHTTLHMRGIDPNWTYLQMLLPQPELEMMKKLKSDWGSNLLWHLECVRQNGVQRLASLPLVKWQGEEAMNQLISQCRDLGAVIFNPHTITVEDGGLGVIDSDQVQAKSNFDPKGILNPGKLKGWNLKSN; this is encoded by the coding sequence ATGACTAATACAGAGAAAGTAGAGTTACTTTTAAGTGAACTAAAATCAATACCCGATCTAGAGATCTATCAAAAAACTAGTGATTTAAAAAGGTTCTCTAAAGACTTCTTTGATTATTCTCCAATATTAATTGATGAATTAAAAGATTGTTTGGCTGACATAGTTGTTCGACCGCTTTCGGTAGATGCAATTATTGTTGTGGCTCAAATGTGTAATAAGTATTCAACTCCGTTGACTCTTAGAGGCTCTGGAACAGGAAATTATGGTCAGTGTGTTCCACTTAACGGTGGAGTCGTTATGGTTATGTCTGGTCTTAGGAAAATTAGAAATTTCGATTTAAAATCAGGTGAAATTACTGTTGAATCTGGTTGTTTACTTAGAGATATTAATGATGAGTTAGTCAAGCATGGCCGTCAGTTACGTTTGCTTCCGAGCACATGGAGAAGCGCTTCTATTGGTGGCTTTATTGCCGGCGGTTCAGGCGGAATAGGATCTGTTCGTTGGGGCTTCCTCAGAGATCCTGGGCATTTGCAGGCCTTAGAAGTAATAACGACTGAGGATTCACCAAGAAAACTTGAATTGAATGCAAACAATTCCGAAGCTTTAAATCATGCTTATGGAACCAACGGAATTATTACTGCATTGAAATTAACAACTGCTCCATATGTAGAATGGCAACAAATAGTAGTCGATTGTTTTGATTTGGATCAGGCGGTTGACTTGTTAAGCAAATTTAGTTGTGCAGCACTTGAGCTTTATTTAGGAACTTTGTTAGAGAAAGAAATTGTTACTTGCCTTCCCTCTGGGTCCGGTCAACCTTCAAGTAAACATAGGATTTTACTTTTGGTTTCACCTGATGGTGTTAGTACCATTGAGCGACTTGCGAAATCTGCTGGCGCAGATTTTGATGACTTAGGTCCAGAAAATCTTAAGGCAGGGACAGGCCTTCGAGAGCTTTCTTGGAACCACACGACTTTACATATGCGTGGCATCGATCCTAATTGGACATACTTGCAAATGCTTCTTCCTCAGCCTGAGTTAGAAATGATGAAAAAATTGAAATCCGATTGGGGATCAAATCTTTTATGGCATTTGGAATGTGTTCGTCAAAATGGAGTTCAAAGATTAGCTTCACTTCCTCTTGTTAAGTGGCAAGGTGAAGAAGCTATGAATCAATTAATCAGTCAATGCAGAGACCTTGGTGCAGTGATTTTTAATCCGCATACAATCACTGTTGAAGATGGAGGTCTAGGTGTGATTGATTCTGATCAAGTGCAAGCCAAGAGTAACTTTGATCCAAAAGGGATTCTCAACCCAGGTAAACTCAAAGGGTGGAATCTAAAATCCAATTGA
- a CDS encoding amidohydrolase family protein: MTFEKEESNLSTKASGRIDVLVPRCLIGEGANILGVTVDFEGLCSLQVEWRHGKICSIKGLKDASKVPNEILLPRFSEPHAHLDKAFSWSRAPNYKGSYKEALVANLNDYKSRSQSQLFFSVEKSLNLALVNGIRAIRSHIDSFGVNVMNDWDLLDDVRKKWRDKIFLQFVALVPLEFWQTYEGELLAQRVALNGDLLGGVIAPPFNKKNTIKSLLHLVQLANRLNCDIDLHIDESQSCPAAGVKLLLEVLGRIKNEISITCSHLSSMALLREKSISNLAKEMAENKLNVVALPLTNSWLLGRNDRSTLIKRPLAPIFQLQKAGVVVSVGGDNVNDAWFPCSNFDPINLMAFSMPIAHLAPWDRLGLSPFTSSASSILKLQWDGVLQKESPADFVLLDSNSWVKALSERPKRRVVVNGEFLNELPKNKKSTFNNSHQ, translated from the coding sequence GTGACTTTCGAAAAAGAAGAATCCAATTTATCTACAAAAGCATCAGGTCGTATTGATGTGTTGGTACCCAGATGCTTGATTGGAGAGGGTGCAAATATTTTGGGAGTAACAGTTGACTTTGAGGGGTTATGTTCGCTTCAAGTTGAGTGGAGACATGGGAAAATCTGCTCAATTAAAGGTTTAAAAGATGCTTCAAAAGTTCCTAATGAAATCCTTTTACCTAGATTTTCTGAACCTCATGCTCATTTAGATAAAGCATTTTCATGGTCTCGAGCTCCCAATTATAAAGGGAGTTATAAAGAAGCTTTAGTAGCCAATTTAAATGACTATAAAAGTAGGTCTCAAAGCCAATTGTTTTTTAGTGTTGAAAAATCTCTGAACCTAGCCCTTGTTAATGGTATCCGTGCAATTAGATCTCATATAGACAGCTTTGGAGTAAATGTAATGAATGATTGGGATCTATTAGATGATGTTAGGAAAAAATGGCGAGACAAAATTTTCTTACAATTTGTGGCTTTAGTCCCATTAGAATTTTGGCAAACGTATGAAGGTGAGCTTTTAGCGCAAAGAGTTGCTTTGAATGGAGATCTCCTGGGAGGAGTCATAGCGCCTCCTTTTAATAAAAAGAATACAATTAAGTCTTTATTACACTTAGTTCAACTTGCAAATAGACTTAATTGTGATATTGATCTTCATATTGATGAGTCTCAGTCTTGTCCTGCTGCAGGGGTGAAATTGCTTCTTGAAGTATTGGGCCGTATTAAAAATGAGATATCAATAACTTGTAGTCATTTGAGCAGTATGGCTTTACTAAGAGAAAAATCGATTTCAAATTTGGCAAAGGAAATGGCTGAAAACAAATTAAATGTTGTTGCTTTACCACTTACGAATTCTTGGCTGCTCGGTAGAAATGATCGATCTACTTTAATTAAAAGACCTCTAGCTCCAATATTTCAACTTCAAAAGGCTGGGGTTGTTGTATCTGTAGGAGGGGACAATGTAAATGATGCATGGTTTCCATGCTCTAATTTTGATCCAATAAATTTAATGGCTTTTTCAATGCCAATTGCTCATTTAGCTCCCTGGGACAGATTGGGCCTTTCTCCATTTACCTCCTCCGCATCAAGTATTCTTAAGCTTCAATGGGATGGCGTTTTACAGAAGGAAAGTCCTGCCGATTTTGTTTTGTTAGATTCAAATAGTTGGGTAAAAGCTTTGTCTGAAAGACCTAAAAGAAGAGTAGTAGTTAATGGCGAATTCTTAAATGAATTACCTAAAAACAAAAAATCAACATTCAACAATTCTCACCAATGA
- the miaB gene encoding tRNA (N6-isopentenyl adenosine(37)-C2)-methylthiotransferase MiaB, with product MTTVQLQKTNQHPNKAPKGSYWITTFGCQMNKADSERMSGILEYMGYYPAKEELKADLVLYNTCTIRDSAEQKVYSYLGRQAIRKRSLPNLKIIVAGCLAQQEGESLLRRVPEIDLLMGPQHCNRLESLLNQVDSGQQVLATEEQFILEDITTPRRDSSICGWVNIIYGCNERCTYCVVPSVRGKEQSRTPEAIKSEIEDLAKSGYKEITLLGQNIDAYGRDFQSPKKEGSTQITLSYLLKYIHNIEGIERIRFATSHPRYFTKELIDTCSELPKVCEHFHIPFQSGSDKILKNMGRGYTIESYKNIINYIKDHIPKAAISGDAIVAFPGESETDYEQTLSLIDEIKFDHVNTAAYSPRPNTPAATWPRQLNEDIKVKRLREINNLVENIAKERNQRYKNTSQEILIEDINPKDSFQLMGRTRTNRLTFFPRSSENGVENKPGELIKVKITDVRPFSLTAKLL from the coding sequence ATGACAACAGTTCAACTCCAAAAAACAAATCAACATCCAAATAAGGCCCCAAAAGGTAGCTATTGGATTACAACTTTTGGATGTCAAATGAACAAAGCTGACTCAGAAAGGATGTCAGGGATACTTGAATATATGGGTTATTACCCTGCAAAAGAAGAACTTAAAGCAGATTTAGTTCTTTACAACACATGTACTATTCGTGATAGTGCTGAGCAAAAAGTTTATAGCTACCTAGGGAGACAAGCAATAAGAAAAAGATCATTACCAAATCTAAAAATTATCGTTGCAGGTTGCTTGGCACAGCAAGAAGGAGAATCTCTTTTAAGACGAGTTCCGGAAATAGATCTTCTAATGGGACCTCAACATTGCAATCGTCTAGAAAGTTTGCTCAATCAAGTTGATAGTGGCCAACAAGTACTTGCTACTGAAGAACAATTTATACTTGAAGACATAACAACTCCAAGAAGAGATAGTTCTATTTGCGGATGGGTAAATATTATTTACGGATGTAATGAACGCTGTACATATTGTGTGGTTCCTTCTGTGAGAGGAAAAGAACAATCAAGAACACCAGAAGCTATTAAATCAGAAATAGAAGATTTAGCCAAAAGTGGTTATAAAGAGATAACTCTTTTGGGACAGAATATAGATGCTTATGGCAGAGACTTTCAAAGTCCAAAGAAAGAAGGTTCTACACAAATAACACTATCTTATTTATTAAAGTATATTCATAATATTGAAGGGATTGAACGTATTAGATTTGCAACGAGTCATCCTCGCTACTTTACTAAGGAATTAATAGATACTTGCTCAGAACTGCCAAAAGTCTGCGAACACTTTCATATCCCATTTCAAAGTGGAAGTGATAAGATTCTAAAGAATATGGGGCGGGGCTATACAATTGAAAGCTATAAAAATATTATTAATTACATCAAGGATCATATACCTAAAGCAGCAATTAGTGGGGATGCAATCGTAGCTTTTCCAGGAGAAAGTGAAACGGATTATGAACAAACTTTATCATTAATTGATGAAATAAAATTTGATCATGTCAATACAGCCGCATACTCTCCTAGACCAAATACGCCAGCAGCTACGTGGCCTAGACAATTGAACGAAGATATAAAAGTAAAGAGACTTAGAGAAATAAATAATTTGGTTGAAAATATAGCTAAAGAAAGAAATCAAAGATATAAAAATACATCTCAAGAAATACTTATTGAGGATATTAATCCAAAAGATAGTTTTCAATTAATGGGTCGAACACGTACAAATCGTCTTACTTTCTTCCCAAGATCATCAGAAAATGGAGTAGAAAACAAACCCGGTGAACTAATCAAAGTAAAGATTACTGATGTTCGTCCTTTTTCTTTAACAGCCAAATTACTTTGA
- a CDS encoding D-alanine--D-alanine ligase family protein has product MLSNKPVIGVVFGGKSSEHEVSIKSAKTIYNALRHLSNKERYLARPIYIDKSGYWHDYIFSESILLDKKDHLFFEEKRVNLTNLSRMEDIDVWFPCLHGPNGEDGVIQGLFKSTGKPFVGSGVLGSALGMDKIAMKSVFKSYYLPQVPYISLNKADIQNNLYMKSIYEKINEIISYPCFIKPANLGSSVGITKAYSKEEFIMGIEVAAKYDERIIVEKSIEGRELECGVLGKSIMKSSVVGEVKFRTDWYTYESKYNANLSSTIIPADLNVEIANKIQKLAIEACKAINAYGLARVDFFYQESTQQIYINEVNTLPGFTKTSMYPTLWEASGLKLEKLVASLIETAKE; this is encoded by the coding sequence ATGTTATCCAATAAGCCTGTTATAGGAGTTGTTTTTGGAGGTAAATCTAGTGAGCATGAAGTCTCTATAAAATCCGCAAAAACTATTTATAATGCGTTAAGACATTTAAGTAACAAGGAACGTTATTTAGCAAGACCAATTTACATAGATAAATCCGGTTATTGGCATGACTATATATTTTCAGAATCCATTTTACTTGATAAAAAAGATCATTTATTCTTTGAAGAAAAAAGAGTTAATCTCACCAATTTATCAAGAATGGAAGATATTGATGTCTGGTTCCCTTGTCTTCATGGACCAAATGGAGAGGATGGTGTAATCCAAGGACTGTTTAAATCAACTGGAAAACCATTCGTAGGTTCGGGTGTTCTCGGGTCCGCATTGGGTATGGATAAAATAGCAATGAAATCAGTATTTAAATCATATTATTTACCTCAAGTTCCTTATATAAGCTTAAACAAAGCTGATATACAAAATAACTTGTATATGAAATCTATTTATGAAAAAATAAATGAAATAATTAGTTATCCTTGTTTTATTAAGCCTGCAAATCTAGGTTCTTCTGTCGGCATAACTAAAGCTTATTCAAAAGAAGAATTTATTATGGGAATAGAAGTTGCTGCAAAATATGATGAGAGAATTATAGTTGAAAAAAGTATAGAAGGAAGAGAACTTGAATGCGGAGTTTTAGGGAAATCAATCATGAAATCATCTGTTGTTGGGGAAGTTAAATTTCGAACTGATTGGTATACATATGAGTCTAAATATAACGCGAATCTAAGCAGTACAATTATCCCAGCTGATTTAAATGTAGAGATAGCTAATAAGATACAAAAACTAGCTATCGAGGCCTGCAAAGCTATTAATGCTTATGGTTTAGCAAGAGTCGATTTTTTTTATCAAGAGAGTACTCAACAGATTTATATAAATGAAGTTAATACCTTGCCAGGCTTCACTAAAACAAGCATGTATCCGACATTGTGGGAAGCTTCTGGATTAAAACTAGAAAAACTTGTTGCTAGTCTCATAGAAACAGCTAAAGAATGA
- a CDS encoding cell division protein FtsQ/DivIB: protein MDGKTYVPSKMRPLKSHTRKKRTSHKNNRISTEKFSFFTQNKNFLTELWQLLFFTSTSIFLILTFLNQAWKPISFDQTKITGLSGITKNDIKKTTSIFYPKNLLEINPKEVESYLLKKFPIKGVSVSRTFFPPEIHLNILEREPIAFASRVFSNNFEKGMIDIEGSWIPLQFVNKSKQNKIKLSIENWNPNKKKEILLIIKNRFIFQSPLQKIKINPLQEISLKTEHFDLVLIGSGTDRLIEQINKLNQLQKSLPNLLINTKVKIVDLKDPTKPELKVERILNDER, encoded by the coding sequence ATGGATGGAAAAACTTATGTCCCGAGCAAGATGCGACCTTTGAAATCTCATACAAGAAAAAAAAGAACATCACATAAAAACAATCGAATATCAACTGAAAAATTCTCGTTTTTTACTCAAAATAAAAACTTTTTAACTGAACTTTGGCAATTACTTTTTTTTACAAGCACTTCAATTTTTCTAATTCTTACATTTTTAAACCAAGCTTGGAAACCAATAAGTTTTGATCAAACTAAAATCACAGGTTTATCTGGAATAACAAAAAACGATATCAAAAAAACCACAAGTATTTTTTATCCTAAAAATTTGTTGGAAATAAATCCAAAAGAAGTTGAATCTTATTTATTAAAAAAGTTTCCTATTAAAGGAGTTTCAGTAAGCCGAACATTTTTCCCTCCAGAAATTCACCTAAATATTTTAGAAAGAGAGCCAATCGCATTTGCAAGTCGAGTTTTTTCAAACAATTTTGAAAAAGGAATGATTGATATTGAAGGATCTTGGATACCACTTCAATTTGTAAATAAATCAAAACAAAATAAAATAAAATTATCTATTGAGAACTGGAATCCAAATAAAAAAAAAGAAATCTTACTAATAATAAAAAATAGATTTATTTTTCAAAGCCCTCTTCAAAAAATCAAAATAAATCCTCTTCAAGAAATCAGCCTAAAAACGGAGCACTTCGATTTAGTCCTTATAGGCTCAGGAACTGATCGCTTAATCGAGCAAATTAACAAACTCAACCAGCTACAAAAATCATTACCAAATCTTTTAATCAACACAAAAGTAAAAATCGTGGATCTTAAAGATCCGACCAAACCAGAATTAAAAGTAGAAAGAATATTGAACGATGAGAGGTGA
- the ftsZ gene encoding cell division protein FtsZ yields the protein MGNKSSFNMDEGILPSQSARIEVIGVGGGGSNAVNRMINSDLDGVTYRVLNTDAQALIQSSATHRVQLGQSLTRGLGAGGNPSIGQKAAEESRADLQQALEGVDLVFIAAGMGGGTGTGAAPVVAQVAKESGALTVGIVTKPFSFEGKRRLRQADEGIARLAENVDTLIVIPNDRLKDVISGAPLQEAFRSADDVLMKGVQGISDIITFPGLVNVDFADVRSVMTEAGSALLGIGLGSGRSRALEAAQAAINSPLLEAARIDGAKGCVINITGGKDMTLEDMTSASEVISDVVDPEANIIVGTVVDEKLEGEIQVTVIATGFDSNQIYSNERNRARLSPQSLYEQPEAREAGASIPEFLRLRQNR from the coding sequence ATGGGAAACAAATCTAGTTTCAACATGGACGAAGGAATCCTACCCAGTCAATCTGCACGTATTGAGGTAATTGGCGTTGGGGGTGGTGGAAGTAATGCCGTCAACCGAATGATTAATAGTGACCTTGATGGAGTCACATATCGGGTGCTTAACACAGACGCTCAAGCTCTTATCCAATCATCTGCTACTCATAGAGTCCAGCTTGGCCAAAGCCTAACTAGAGGTCTTGGGGCCGGGGGCAATCCAAGTATTGGGCAAAAGGCTGCAGAAGAATCGAGAGCTGATCTTCAACAAGCCTTAGAAGGCGTTGACCTAGTGTTTATCGCCGCTGGCATGGGAGGAGGAACTGGAACTGGAGCAGCCCCTGTTGTGGCTCAAGTTGCGAAAGAAAGTGGAGCTTTAACAGTAGGAATAGTTACCAAACCATTTAGCTTTGAAGGCAAGCGTCGTTTAAGACAAGCTGATGAAGGTATAGCAAGGCTTGCAGAGAATGTTGATACCTTAATTGTTATTCCAAACGACAGATTAAAAGACGTAATTTCAGGAGCACCTTTGCAAGAAGCATTCAGAAGCGCTGATGATGTTCTCATGAAAGGAGTTCAAGGAATAAGCGACATAATTACTTTCCCTGGATTGGTGAATGTAGATTTTGCTGATGTGCGTTCTGTTATGACGGAAGCTGGTAGTGCGCTTCTAGGAATTGGTTTAGGTTCTGGAAGGTCAAGAGCTCTTGAAGCAGCTCAAGCAGCAATCAATAGTCCTCTTTTAGAAGCAGCTCGAATTGATGGTGCAAAAGGATGTGTAATAAATATAACTGGAGGGAAAGATATGACTCTGGAAGATATGACATCTGCATCTGAGGTCATATCTGATGTTGTAGATCCAGAGGCAAATATCATTGTAGGTACAGTTGTTGATGAAAAACTTGAGGGGGAGATTCAGGTAACTGTTATTGCTACTGGATTCGACAGTAATCAAATTTATTCAAATGAAAGAAATAGAGCTAGACTCTCTCCTCAATCACTTTACGAACAACCAGAAGCCAGGGAAGCAGGTGCTTCAATTCCTGAGTTTTTACGTCTAAGACAAAATCGTTGA
- the panB gene encoding 3-methyl-2-oxobutanoate hydroxymethyltransferase, which produces MQTTELVRFKKLGKQITVLTAWDAISSSIVEAAGADVVLVGDSLGMVVLGHSTTLPVTLDQMLHHTKAVCRGFCKPLSKQPLVVCDLPFLSYQCGEDKAVEAAGTLLKNSSASAVKLEGAEPETLLVIKRLIRMGIPVMGHLGLTPQSVHQLGYKSQARDKDSQEKIFKDSKMLQESGCFAIVIEHIPGEIASRLKKHIDIPVIGIGAGSDCDGQVRVTADILGLSIAQPPFAKPLLAGRELFIDALKEWINSTDPYKVNPTTKTSESKSDC; this is translated from the coding sequence ATGCAAACCACAGAATTGGTTCGTTTTAAAAAGTTGGGCAAACAGATAACTGTATTAACTGCTTGGGATGCTATCTCATCCTCAATTGTCGAGGCCGCAGGAGCTGATGTTGTGCTAGTAGGAGATTCACTTGGAATGGTTGTTTTGGGACATTCAACGACACTTCCTGTAACACTTGATCAAATGCTTCACCACACAAAGGCTGTTTGTAGAGGTTTTTGTAAACCTCTTTCAAAACAACCCTTAGTAGTTTGTGATCTCCCTTTTTTAAGTTATCAATGCGGAGAAGACAAGGCTGTTGAAGCTGCTGGTACTCTCCTGAAAAACTCCTCTGCTTCAGCCGTGAAACTTGAAGGAGCAGAACCTGAGACTTTGTTAGTAATTAAAAGACTTATTAGAATGGGCATCCCAGTGATGGGTCATCTTGGCCTAACTCCGCAGTCAGTTCATCAACTTGGATATAAATCACAAGCCAGGGATAAAGATAGTCAAGAAAAAATTTTTAAAGATTCAAAAATGCTTCAAGAATCAGGATGTTTTGCAATAGTCATAGAACATATCCCCGGAGAAATTGCTAGTCGATTAAAAAAACATATAGATATTCCTGTAATTGGCATTGGAGCTGGCAGTGATTGTGATGGGCAAGTAAGAGTTACAGCTGATATTCTTGGTCTTTCAATTGCGCAGCCTCCTTTTGCAAAACCTTTACTTGCAGGACGAGAACTTTTTATCGATGCCCTAAAAGAATGGATTAATTCTACTGATCCCTATAAAGTGAATCCCACCACAAAAACATCTGAATCAAAATCTGATTGCTAA
- the hemW gene encoding radical SAM family heme chaperone HemW — translation MVAPPRSAYLHIPFCHKRCFYCDFSIIPLGDSAQAPDSPGINSINAYLDLLHREISIAPKGPALSTIYFGGGTPSLLKINEVGDLLKNLQRKFGFQDGAEITMEVDPATFSENDLNGYIGIGINRFSLGAQAFDDITLASIGRKHNRSQLIEACNWINNLFKKGMLRSWSLDLIQNLPGLNLSKWIKELEQAVLTEAPHLSIYDLTIEPDTVFGRLHKKGKLNIPIDSEAQKIDLETNRLLKSRGFARYEISSYSLPGHASRHNRMYWSGSGWWGFGMGATSAPWGERFSRPRTIVGYKKWLKKQESQFLEKTLSNEKSNPIPLDELLMIGLRRREGVHLEELAKNAGWTQKECDKNLKSLEKFWLNSINEGSLLRNNGRYFLSDPKGMQLSNQILIQMFLWWDSLYRDQ, via the coding sequence ATGGTAGCCCCACCAAGAAGTGCATATTTGCATATACCTTTTTGCCATAAAAGATGTTTTTACTGTGATTTTTCCATTATCCCTTTAGGTGATAGCGCTCAAGCTCCGGATAGTCCAGGGATAAATTCTATTAACGCATATTTGGATTTACTTCATAGAGAGATTTCAATTGCACCCAAAGGTCCTGCCTTATCAACAATCTATTTTGGTGGTGGCACCCCTTCTTTATTAAAAATAAATGAGGTGGGTGATTTATTGAAGAACCTTCAAAGAAAATTTGGATTTCAAGATGGTGCCGAGATAACTATGGAGGTTGATCCAGCAACATTTTCTGAAAACGACCTGAATGGATACATAGGAATTGGAATTAATAGATTTAGCTTGGGAGCTCAGGCATTTGATGACATTACTTTGGCTTCAATTGGCAGAAAACATAATCGATCACAATTAATTGAGGCTTGTAATTGGATAAATAACTTATTTAAAAAAGGAATGCTAAGAAGCTGGAGTCTTGATTTGATTCAAAATCTTCCAGGATTAAATTTGTCCAAGTGGATTAAAGAGTTGGAACAAGCGGTTCTTACGGAGGCCCCTCATTTGTCAATTTATGATTTAACTATCGAACCAGATACTGTTTTTGGAAGACTACATAAAAAAGGGAAGTTGAATATCCCAATTGATTCTGAAGCTCAAAAAATAGATCTTGAAACCAATAGATTACTCAAAAGTAGAGGTTTCGCTAGATACGAGATTTCAAGTTATTCATTGCCTGGTCATGCATCAAGACATAATCGTATGTATTGGAGTGGTTCTGGTTGGTGGGGTTTTGGAATGGGGGCAACAAGTGCTCCTTGGGGGGAAAGATTCTCTAGACCAAGAACAATCGTTGGTTATAAAAAATGGCTTAAAAAGCAAGAGAGTCAGTTTTTAGAAAAAACATTGTCTAATGAAAAGTCAAACCCAATTCCATTGGATGAACTTCTGATGATTGGTCTCAGAAGACGTGAGGGTGTTCATCTGGAGGAACTTGCTAAAAATGCCGGATGGACACAAAAAGAATGCGATAAGAATTTAAAATCATTGGAGAAGTTTTGGCTAAATTCTATAAATGAAGGATCTCTATTAAGAAACAATGGTAGGTATTTTTTAAGTGATCCTAAGGGGATGCAACTTAGCAATCAGATTTTGATTCAGATGTTTTTGTGGTGGGATTCACTTTATAGGGATCAGTAG
- a CDS encoding PIN/TRAM domain-containing protein, producing the protein MADLVILVLFLISGAITGWIGVNWLPEETLAHITNLRNLEIALSGLTALLGLLIAFLFQQFRNKLTKTIRTMPTDLLFSRSVGIVLGLVIASLLLVPVLLLPLPAELFFVKPIFAVLSNIFFGVLGYNLADVHGRTVLRLFNPNSTESLLMADGILTPASAKVLDTSVIIDGRIQSLLRFGLIEGQIIVAQSVIDELQKLSDSSNNEKRGKGRRGLKLLNQLRESYGRRLVINSTRYEGEGTDEILLKLTSDISGILITVDYNLSQVALVQEIKVLNLSDLVLAVRPEVQPGEKLSLKVVREGKENSQGIAYLEDGTMVVIEQGLQWIGKRIEVVVTGALQTPTGRMVFSKASNDQPPNKYEKTKAS; encoded by the coding sequence ATGGCAGACTTAGTTATTCTGGTTTTATTTCTTATATCAGGTGCAATCACCGGATGGATCGGAGTGAATTGGTTACCTGAAGAGACTTTAGCTCATATAACTAATCTAAGAAATTTAGAAATTGCTTTATCAGGATTAACCGCTCTTCTAGGCCTTTTAATAGCATTCCTTTTTCAACAATTTAGAAATAAATTAACTAAGACAATAAGAACTATGCCAACGGATCTACTATTTAGTAGATCTGTTGGCATAGTTCTTGGACTTGTCATAGCAAGCCTTTTATTAGTACCTGTACTTCTTTTACCGTTACCCGCTGAATTATTTTTTGTAAAGCCTATTTTTGCTGTACTTAGCAACATTTTTTTTGGAGTACTTGGATATAACCTTGCTGATGTTCACGGTCGAACGGTATTACGTCTTTTCAATCCCAATAGCACTGAATCTTTATTAATGGCTGATGGGATTCTAACTCCAGCCAGTGCAAAAGTTTTAGATACCAGTGTAATCATTGATGGTCGTATTCAGTCCCTCCTCAGATTTGGACTTATTGAAGGGCAAATAATAGTAGCCCAATCAGTTATTGATGAGCTACAAAAACTATCTGACTCAAGTAACAACGAAAAACGAGGTAAAGGAAGAAGAGGTCTAAAATTGCTTAACCAATTAAGAGAAAGTTATGGAAGAAGATTAGTTATAAACAGTACAAGATATGAAGGGGAAGGAACTGATGAAATTCTTTTAAAATTAACCTCAGACATTTCAGGAATATTAATCACTGTCGATTACAACTTATCTCAAGTAGCTCTAGTCCAAGAAATAAAAGTTCTTAACTTAAGTGATTTAGTACTTGCAGTTAGGCCTGAAGTTCAACCTGGTGAGAAGTTAAGTTTAAAAGTAGTTAGAGAAGGGAAGGAAAACTCACAAGGTATTGCATATCTTGAAGATGGAACAATGGTAGTTATCGAGCAGGGTCTCCAATGGATCGGTAAAAGAATAGAAGTAGTTGTGACTGGAGCATTACAAACACCGACGGGCCGAATGGTTTTTAGTAAAGCTTCAAATGATCAGCCCCCGAACAAATATGAAAAAACAAAAGCATCTTAA